One Betaproteobacteria bacterium genomic region harbors:
- a CDS encoding amidohydrolase, giving the protein MVRSITLVSALLCSASAAAQDLSAQLDERVRALEAKVIAWRRDIHQNPELSNREVRTSKLVAAHLKALGLEVQEGVARTGVIALLKGGNPGPVVALRADMDALPVTEEVDLPFKSRARTQYLGNDVGVMHACGHDAHVAILMGVAEALASVRRDLPGTVKFIFQPAEEGPPPGEEGGAPLMVKEGVLSNPKPEAIFGLHVISGIPAGVVAYRPGPLMASADWLYITVKGRQTHGAWPWKGIDPVVTSAQIITGLQNIVARQIDVSKEPAVVTVATIHGGARKNIIPDQVEMTGTIRTFDEEMRNEVHARVKQIAEAIAQANGAQAEVKIEKAAPVTNNDVALTERMIPALKRVTLQSGLRVQQRTMVAEDFSYFQQQIPGMFYFVGVTPKNENMETAAPNHSPRFFMDESALLPGMRSLAALAVDFLMQK; this is encoded by the coding sequence CTGCTCCGCATCCGCCGCAGCGCAGGACCTCTCGGCGCAACTCGACGAACGAGTGCGCGCACTGGAAGCGAAAGTCATTGCTTGGCGGCGCGATATCCATCAAAACCCTGAACTTTCCAACCGCGAAGTGCGTACCTCAAAGTTGGTGGCCGCCCATCTCAAAGCCTTGGGTTTGGAAGTGCAAGAAGGCGTGGCTCGCACCGGTGTTATCGCGCTGCTCAAGGGCGGTAACCCTGGGCCCGTTGTGGCGCTACGCGCGGACATGGATGCGCTACCCGTCACTGAAGAGGTGGACCTGCCATTCAAGTCTCGTGCAAGAACGCAATACCTGGGCAACGACGTGGGCGTCATGCACGCCTGCGGACACGATGCGCACGTGGCGATTCTCATGGGCGTGGCCGAGGCTTTGGCTAGCGTGAGAAGAGATCTCCCCGGCACCGTCAAGTTCATCTTCCAACCCGCCGAGGAAGGCCCGCCACCCGGAGAAGAAGGCGGGGCGCCCTTGATGGTGAAGGAAGGCGTTCTTAGCAATCCCAAGCCCGAAGCGATTTTCGGCTTGCATGTGATTTCAGGTATTCCAGCGGGCGTGGTCGCCTACCGGCCCGGGCCATTGATGGCGAGTGCCGACTGGCTCTACATCACCGTGAAGGGCCGCCAGACCCACGGCGCTTGGCCATGGAAGGGGATCGATCCGGTGGTTACCTCCGCGCAAATCATCACGGGGTTGCAGAACATCGTTGCTCGCCAGATTGATGTGTCGAAGGAGCCCGCCGTGGTCACCGTCGCGACCATTCACGGTGGTGCGCGCAAGAACATCATCCCCGACCAAGTGGAAATGACGGGGACGATCCGCACCTTCGACGAAGAAATGCGCAACGAAGTGCACGCACGCGTCAAGCAGATCGCCGAGGCAATCGCGCAGGCCAACGGTGCCCAGGCCGAAGTCAAAATCGAGAAGGCCGCGCCGGTTACCAACAACGATGTTGCGCTAACCGAGCGAATGATTCCAGCTCTCAAACGAGTCACCCTGCAATCAGGGCTACGAGTGCAACAACGAACCATGGTCGCGGAGGATTTTTCCTACTTCCAGCAGCAGATCCCGGGAATGTTCTACTTCGTCGGCGTCACACCAAAGAATGAGAACATGGAAACTGCGGCCCCAAATCACTCGCCGCGCTTTTTCATGGACGAATCGGCTTTGCTTCCCGGAATGCGCTCGCTTGCGGCATTGGCGGTAGACTTCTTGATGCAAAAGTAA
- a CDS encoding DUF2779 domain-containing protein: MPRPRLSKNKLLSFLQCSKRLWLEVNEPDAAEISSQAARGLVLGHNVGEVARGLLPEGILIGHDQDFAEALSQTQMQLSAGSRVLFEAAFQHEDLLIRADILMRDSRGEISVTEVKAPTSVKDYHLSDAAIQAWVIRNAGLDVNAFTIGHIDTNFIYPGNGHYQGLFRYVPVDKEIEPLRNEVPKWMERARRVLSQGEPAIDMGSQCQSPFSCPFQDYCSAHAGLVEYHVTILPRGGKTVRALLSEGYRDLGEVPKERLLSENHAMVWRASVSGLAQFHESVRPVMQAFPYPRYFMDFETINPAITFWEGTTPYRQLPFQWSCHIESEDGRVEHREFLDTSGGAPMKAFLVSLLPALGTQGPIFVYYASFERSRLEELAAMFPEFQDPIAKVIGSIEDLHPLTKSHYYHPSMKGSWSLKSVMPAIDPAMDYAHLEDVRDGGGAQEAYMEIIAPGTPEDRKTKLTQSLKRYCARDTEALVRLAHFLERGK; encoded by the coding sequence ATGCCTAGGCCGCGACTGTCAAAGAACAAACTCCTATCGTTTCTGCAATGCTCAAAGCGCTTGTGGCTTGAGGTGAACGAGCCGGACGCCGCCGAAATTTCTTCGCAAGCCGCACGGGGCTTAGTGTTGGGACACAACGTGGGCGAGGTCGCGAGGGGGCTCCTACCGGAAGGGATATTGATCGGGCACGACCAAGATTTTGCCGAAGCACTTTCCCAAACCCAAATGCAGCTATCAGCAGGCTCACGCGTCCTTTTTGAAGCAGCCTTCCAGCACGAAGACCTGCTTATACGCGCGGACATTCTTATGCGCGATTCACGCGGAGAGATTTCGGTCACGGAAGTCAAGGCTCCCACCTCGGTCAAGGACTACCATCTCTCCGATGCCGCCATACAGGCCTGGGTAATTCGCAACGCCGGACTAGATGTAAATGCGTTCACCATTGGTCACATCGATACAAACTTCATCTATCCCGGAAATGGCCACTACCAAGGATTGTTCCGGTATGTTCCCGTGGACAAGGAGATTGAACCGTTGCGCAATGAGGTGCCCAAGTGGATGGAGCGCGCGCGGCGGGTATTGAGCCAAGGCGAACCCGCGATCGATATGGGTAGCCAGTGCCAAAGCCCTTTCTCATGCCCATTCCAGGATTACTGCTCAGCGCATGCGGGGCTGGTTGAATACCACGTGACGATTCTGCCCCGTGGTGGCAAAACCGTACGCGCTCTTCTTTCCGAGGGCTACCGAGACCTCGGGGAGGTACCCAAGGAGCGGCTACTTTCCGAGAATCACGCAATGGTGTGGCGAGCAAGCGTATCCGGGCTTGCGCAGTTCCACGAATCGGTGCGCCCGGTCATGCAAGCGTTTCCCTACCCGCGCTATTTCATGGATTTCGAGACCATTAACCCTGCGATTACGTTTTGGGAAGGCACTACACCTTACCGGCAATTGCCTTTTCAATGGTCTTGCCATATCGAAAGTGAGGATGGGCGGGTAGAACACAGAGAATTCCTGGATACCTCCGGCGGCGCACCGATGAAAGCATTTCTAGTGTCGCTGCTGCCAGCGCTCGGCACACAAGGTCCCATTTTTGTTTACTACGCATCGTTCGAGCGTTCGCGCCTCGAAGAATTGGCGGCAATGTTTCCGGAATTTCAGGACCCCATAGCCAAAGTGATTGGCAGTATCGAGGATTTACATCCGCTGACCAAGAGTCACTACTATCACCCGAGTATGAAAGGATCCTGGTCGTTAAAGAGCGTGATGCCAGCCATCGATCCAGCTATGGACTACGCTCACTTGGAAGACGTGCGCGATGGGGGCGGTGCTCAAGAGGCGTATATGGAAATCATCGCGCCCGGGACGCCGGAGGACCGCAAAACGAAGCTTACGCAGTCACTGAAACGCTACTGCGCGCGAGATACCGAGGCGCTAGTGCGTCTTGCGCACTTTCTGGAGCGGGGCAAGTGA